Proteins encoded by one window of Polaribacter haliotis:
- a CDS encoding tetratricopeptide repeat protein: protein MKNYIYPLFLFIICIGCTSQKNSDEFVTATEGRYLFNENEVIEIYFKDQILKAKWRGNDDIDLLKVNDSAFYMKELNEKMVFVSTPKMHIELAPKKEHDGVIYHFKKLNKNEKTPNEYFEAEEYDKALTAFLLIKEQDSLNPVIRERRLNSIGYNFLRDGKVKKAIEIFKINIALHPESSNVYDSTADAYVTLKNNEKAIEYYKKALAINPENHNAKRAYKKLTEEK from the coding sequence ATGAAAAACTATATTTATCCTTTATTTCTTTTTATTATATGTATTGGTTGTACTTCACAAAAAAATTCTGATGAATTTGTAACTGCAACTGAAGGTCGCTATCTATTTAACGAAAATGAAGTGATTGAAATCTATTTTAAAGACCAAATTTTAAAAGCAAAATGGCGTGGAAATGACGATATTGATTTGTTAAAAGTAAACGATAGTGCTTTTTACATGAAAGAGTTGAACGAAAAAATGGTTTTTGTAAGCACTCCAAAAATGCATATAGAATTGGCTCCAAAAAAAGAACATGATGGTGTTATATATCATTTTAAAAAATTGAATAAAAACGAAAAAACACCTAACGAATATTTTGAAGCAGAAGAATATGACAAAGCTTTAACAGCTTTTTTATTGATTAAAGAACAAGATTCTTTAAATCCAGTAATTAGAGAACGTAGACTTAACTCTATTGGTTATAATTTTTTAAGAGACGGAAAGGTTAAAAAAGCAATAGAAATTTTTAAAATAAATATCGCATTACATCCTGAAAGTTCGAATGTTTACGATAGCACTGCAGATGCATATGTAACTCTAAAGAATAATGAGAAAGCAATTGAATATTACAAAAAAGCATTGGCTATAAATCCTGAAAACCACAATGCAAAAAGAGCTTATAAAAAATTAACAGAGGAAAAATAA
- a CDS encoding YkgJ family cysteine cluster protein: protein MQTTKLNIDSILPLTCSRAGTCCFGKAVMLNPWELLCFSKEKKISTREFRDLYCEFDGIKLRFDGKPDKKGQNACSQYVAGFGCSVHLGRPLACRLYPLGRQIQFDKAQYIFEGEKFPCLTDCAEVLQLPKMSVGEYLKGQEAEKFEKAQDEYLIVMQNIADIGFELLLDSGLSESGDIETLALWRIMGNEAPEVLAERIGKEWIDYLMLPEIDDSNENPTIFAQKHNELLLLKAQEKFGTIKTNEELHKASVLMIGLALHLARGLGADPKAISEHWVEIAKSHGAKE, encoded by the coding sequence ATGCAAACAACTAAATTAAATATTGATAGCATATTACCACTCACCTGCTCCAGAGCTGGAACTTGTTGTTTTGGAAAAGCTGTAATGTTAAATCCTTGGGAGTTGTTATGTTTTAGTAAAGAAAAGAAAATTTCCACAAGAGAATTTCGTGATTTATATTGCGAATTTGATGGAATTAAATTACGTTTTGATGGAAAACCCGATAAAAAAGGTCAGAATGCATGTAGCCAATATGTAGCTGGTTTTGGTTGCAGTGTGCATTTAGGGCGTCCTTTGGCTTGTAGGTTGTATCCTTTAGGTCGTCAAATTCAATTTGATAAAGCACAATATATTTTTGAAGGAGAAAAATTCCCATGTTTAACAGATTGTGCTGAAGTTTTACAACTTCCAAAAATGAGTGTTGGAGAATACTTAAAAGGACAAGAAGCAGAGAAATTCGAAAAAGCGCAAGACGAATATTTAATAGTAATGCAAAACATCGCTGATATTGGTTTTGAATTATTGCTAGACTCTGGTTTGTCTGAATCTGGAGATATAGAAACATTGGCTTTATGGCGAATTATGGGAAATGAAGCTCCAGAAGTATTAGCAGAAAGAATTGGTAAAGAATGGATCGATTATTTAATGTTACCAGAAATTGATGATTCTAATGAAAACCCAACCATTTTCGCCCAAAAACACAATGAATTGCTATTATTAAAAGCTCAAGAAAAATTTGGAACAATTAAAACAAATGAAGAACTCCATAAAGCATCTGTTTTAATGATTGGTTTGGCCTTGCATTTAGCAAGAGGTTTAGGAGCAGATCCAAAAGCAATTTCTGAACATTGGGTTGAAATTGCAAAAAGTCATGGTGCAAAAGAATAG
- a CDS encoding hybrid sensor histidine kinase/response regulator transcription factor: MFKWYNNILEIGLDESLNRTEVKRVRLLNLFWSQWIIIQIVLITEDAFRNPEPFLPILIHTITLTGVISIYFFQKNKRFNTARTLFFILMLYSNVAFANFIEPGKNIEYFYIIIPPFLLLFTNNSKLIYTTFIVCYLLFTVPKNLLNIYPENTQNSSVLGLVLFVIIFLLVNYFKNTNVKSEIALEKQRNQLENLNRQQSQFFINVSHEIRTPLTLLKGQLDKLKIYKNDEHLGNIQEQANYQIHKIKKIIDDVIDLAKMETSNFSLKLKENNIVNLVNKIKISFEPLFERKKIRFTFKSSSDTINCSLDTSFFERAINNIILNALKFTPENGEVSIEIATKDNNVVLKIIDTGIGIETTDLQKIFKRFYQVENDINKSGGSGVGLSFSKEIIKKHTGTLKVKSKLNEGSTFIITMPLVNLKQEVITTINKVEDENENSIDDSQFNKNEKIGKNILIVDDSYEMRDYLKDILSNYNCFEAENGLEALKMVEEQKIDCIITDYMMPKMDGLELIKNLNNINYKNPILMLTARTDYSSKLEVLRLGIDDYLHKPFEAEELLVRLHNRISNANKRDLYIEKEKISDVNTINKEQELLLKIKEYIHTNCGKQKLNQEDLSIHFNMSKSSFYRKIKTLTGLTPNEFITEIKLQKAKLLIEKREVYSIKQLTLEVGFSHGSYFSNRYFKRFGIFPKTEMDKNLL, from the coding sequence ATGTTTAAGTGGTATAACAATATTCTTGAAATTGGTTTAGATGAAAGTCTAAATAGAACAGAAGTAAAACGAGTTCGTCTTTTAAACTTATTTTGGAGTCAATGGATTATCATACAAATAGTTCTAATTACAGAAGACGCTTTTAGAAATCCAGAACCTTTTTTACCCATCTTAATTCATACTATAACTTTAACTGGAGTTATTTCAATCTATTTTTTTCAAAAAAATAAAAGATTTAATACAGCAAGAACCTTGTTTTTTATATTAATGCTTTACAGCAATGTTGCTTTTGCAAATTTTATAGAACCTGGTAAAAATATTGAGTATTTTTATATTATAATCCCCCCATTTTTATTGCTTTTTACAAACAATAGTAAATTAATATATACTACATTTATTGTTTGTTACTTACTTTTTACTGTTCCTAAAAATCTTTTAAACATCTATCCAGAAAACACACAAAACTCCAGTGTTTTAGGTTTGGTTCTTTTTGTAATTATATTTTTATTAGTCAATTATTTTAAAAATACCAATGTAAAAAGTGAAATTGCTTTGGAAAAACAAAGAAATCAATTAGAAAATTTAAACAGACAACAATCGCAATTTTTTATAAACGTTTCTCATGAAATTAGAACACCATTAACACTTTTAAAAGGACAATTAGATAAACTAAAAATCTATAAAAATGATGAGCATTTAGGAAATATTCAAGAACAAGCGAACTATCAAATTCATAAAATTAAAAAGATTATAGATGATGTTATAGATCTTGCAAAAATGGAAACTTCTAATTTCTCTTTAAAGTTAAAAGAAAATAATATTGTAAATCTTGTAAATAAAATAAAAATCTCTTTCGAACCATTATTTGAAAGAAAAAAAATTCGTTTTACTTTTAAAAGCTCATCAGACACGATAAATTGTTCTTTGGATACTTCTTTTTTTGAAAGAGCCATAAACAACATCATTTTAAATGCCTTAAAATTTACACCTGAAAATGGTGAAGTTTCCATAGAAATAGCAACTAAAGACAACAATGTTGTTTTAAAGATTATTGATACTGGAATTGGAATTGAAACAACAGATTTACAAAAAATATTCAAACGCTTTTATCAAGTAGAAAATGATATCAACAAATCTGGTGGAAGTGGTGTTGGCTTGTCTTTTAGTAAAGAAATCATAAAAAAACACACAGGTACTTTAAAAGTGAAAAGTAAATTAAACGAAGGGAGTACATTTATAATTACTATGCCTTTAGTAAATTTAAAACAAGAAGTAATTACTACTATTAATAAAGTTGAAGATGAAAACGAAAATAGTATTGATGATTCCCAATTTAATAAAAATGAAAAAATAGGCAAAAACATATTAATTGTTGATGATTCTTATGAGATGAGAGATTACTTAAAAGATATTTTAAGTAATTATAATTGTTTTGAAGCAGAAAACGGTTTAGAAGCCCTTAAAATGGTAGAAGAACAAAAAATTGACTGTATAATTACAGATTATATGATGCCAAAAATGGATGGTTTAGAGTTGATTAAAAATTTAAACAACATAAATTATAAGAATCCTATTTTAATGCTAACTGCAAGAACAGATTATTCCAGCAAATTAGAAGTTTTACGATTAGGAATAGATGATTATTTACACAAACCTTTTGAAGCTGAAGAACTTTTAGTAAGATTACATAATAGAATTTCTAACGCAAATAAAAGAGATCTTTATATTGAAAAAGAAAAAATATCTGACGTAAACACCATCAATAAAGAACAAGAGTTACTTTTAAAAATAAAAGAATATATCCACACAAACTGTGGTAAACAAAAGTTAAATCAAGAAGATCTTTCTATACATTTTAATATGTCTAAAAGTTCTTTTTATAGAAAAATTAAAACTTTAACAGGATTAACACCAAACGAATTTATTACTGAAATAAAATTACAAAAAGCAAAATTATTAATAGAAAAAAGAGAAGTTTATTCAATAAAACAATTAACTCTAGAAGTTGGTTTTAGCCATGGTTCTTACTTTTCTAATAGGTATTTTAAACGATTTGGAATATTTCCAAAAACTGAAATGGATAAAAATTTACTATAA
- the leuD gene encoding 3-isopropylmalate dehydratase small subunit produces MAYDKFEVLTSTAYPLPIENVDTDQIIPARFLKATERVDFDKNFFRDWRYNQDGTPKADFPLNKEIYAGSKILVGGRNFGSGSSREHAAWSVYDFGLRCVISSAFADIFKGNCLNVGVLPVQVSPEFADKLFDAIMADPKTEIKVDLPNQKVTLVATGESESFDINSYKKDNMLNGFDDIDYLKNIENEISAFAETRPF; encoded by the coding sequence ATGGCTTACGATAAATTTGAAGTATTAACAAGTACAGCATATCCATTACCAATCGAAAATGTAGATACAGATCAAATAATACCTGCTCGTTTCTTAAAAGCAACAGAGCGTGTAGATTTTGATAAGAACTTTTTCCGTGATTGGAGATACAATCAAGATGGAACACCAAAAGCAGATTTCCCTTTAAACAAAGAGATTTATGCTGGTTCTAAAATATTAGTTGGAGGTAGAAATTTCGGTTCTGGTTCTTCAAGAGAGCACGCAGCTTGGTCTGTATACGATTTTGGTTTACGTTGTGTAATTTCTTCTGCATTTGCAGATATTTTTAAAGGAAATTGCTTGAATGTTGGTGTGTTACCAGTTCAAGTTTCTCCAGAATTCGCAGACAAATTATTTGATGCAATTATGGCAGATCCAAAAACAGAAATCAAAGTAGATTTACCAAACCAAAAAGTAACGCTGGTTGCTACTGGAGAAAGTGAATCTTTCGACATTAATTCCTATAAAAAAGACAATATGTTAAACGGTTTCGATGATATTGATTACTTAAAAAACATCGAAAACGAAATTTCTGCATTTGCTGAAACAAGACCGTTTTAG
- a CDS encoding sulfatase-like hydrolase/transferase: protein MKISSFVVLCILILLFNCSKSPSIETETEEEIEEPTTPTKPNILFVIADDVSKDAIPNYAEGNSKANMPILQGLMNTGITFDNVWAYSVCSPTRASIITGKYGIKSGVIEVGDQINTSETSLQKYISDNTNNAYSTAIIGKWHLSDDSNDALTMGVDYFAGILSGGVKDYYNWDLIENGTSSKNTEYATTKLTDLAINWTQNQTKPWFLWMSYNAPHTPFHLAPTNLHSQGNLPTDTASIDANPLPYYVSALEAMDAEMGRFINSLSNAEKANTIIIFIGDNGTPAKVAQSPYNRRTVKGSLYQGGINVPMVVSGKGVSRMSVREDALITSTDLYTTIGNIAGVSTTEIYNSISFSKLFMDENTTQRNFAYSEKEDAYTVRNATYKYIKFTNGTEELYKLSTDAYEGTNLIGTTLSIEATEAKNALIAEGNIIRN, encoded by the coding sequence ATGAAAATTTCTTCTTTTGTAGTTCTGTGCATTCTAATATTACTTTTTAATTGTAGTAAATCGCCAAGTATCGAAACAGAAACCGAAGAAGAAATAGAAGAACCAACAACACCTACAAAACCAAACATTTTATTTGTCATTGCAGATGATGTTAGCAAAGATGCAATTCCGAATTATGCTGAAGGAAATTCGAAAGCAAACATGCCAATTTTGCAAGGGTTAATGAATACAGGAATTACGTTTGACAATGTTTGGGCATATTCCGTTTGTTCGCCAACAAGAGCATCCATAATTACAGGAAAATACGGAATAAAATCTGGAGTAATAGAAGTTGGAGATCAAATAAATACTTCTGAAACTTCGCTTCAAAAATATATAAGTGACAATACAAATAATGCCTATTCAACTGCAATTATTGGCAAATGGCATTTATCTGACGATTCAAACGACGCTTTAACAATGGGTGTAGATTATTTTGCAGGAATTTTAAGTGGAGGCGTAAAAGATTATTACAATTGGGATTTAATTGAAAACGGAACTTCTTCAAAAAATACAGAATACGCAACTACAAAACTAACAGATTTAGCCATTAATTGGACACAAAACCAAACAAAACCTTGGTTTTTATGGATGTCATATAATGCACCTCACACACCTTTTCATTTAGCGCCGACAAATTTACATTCTCAAGGAAATTTGCCTACAGATACTGCTTCAATTGATGCAAATCCTTTGCCTTATTATGTATCGGCTTTAGAAGCCATGGATGCTGAAATGGGAAGATTTATAAACAGTTTATCTAATGCAGAAAAAGCAAATACCATTATCATTTTTATTGGCGATAATGGAACTCCAGCAAAAGTTGCACAATCTCCTTACAATAGAAGAACTGTAAAAGGAAGTTTATATCAAGGAGGAATTAACGTGCCAATGGTTGTTTCTGGAAAAGGCGTGAGCAGAATGAGTGTAAGAGAAGATGCATTAATTACATCTACGGATTTATATACAACTATTGGAAATATAGCTGGAGTTTCCACTACAGAAATTTACAATTCTATCAGTTTTTCTAAATTATTTATGGATGAAAATACAACTCAAAGAAATTTTGCATATTCAGAAAAAGAAGATGCTTATACTGTTAGAAATGCGACTTACAAATACATAAAATTCACAAACGGAACAGAAGAATTATACAAACTTTCTACAGATGCTTATGAAGGTACTAATTTAATAGGAACAACTTTATCTATTGAAGCAACAGAAGCAAAAAACGCTTTAATAGCTGAAGGAAATATAATTAGAAATTAA
- a CDS encoding YfiT family bacillithiol transferase, which translates to MDIEQLKYPIGKVKTPKNINLKDIDGWISILEKFPQELEFLTKDLSENQLDTPYRENGWTIRQVVHHCYDSHHNSYTRFKWTLTEDSPVIKAYFEERWAELHDSISAPIFLSIDALKALHSKWVYLLKGLSEADLEKEFIHPSGNEKVSLKENIGIYAWHCNHHFAHIEQLMLRNKWK; encoded by the coding sequence ATGGACATAGAACAGTTAAAATACCCTATTGGAAAAGTAAAAACACCTAAAAATATAAATCTAAAAGATATTGATGGATGGATTTCTATTTTAGAAAAATTTCCACAAGAATTAGAGTTTTTAACGAAAGATTTGTCCGAAAATCAATTAGATACTCCTTACAGAGAAAATGGTTGGACAATTAGACAAGTTGTGCATCATTGTTATGACAGTCATCATAATTCTTACACACGTTTTAAATGGACATTAACTGAAGATTCTCCAGTAATTAAAGCCTATTTCGAAGAAAGATGGGCAGAATTACACGATTCTATATCTGCTCCTATTTTCTTATCAATCGATGCTTTAAAAGCGCTACATTCTAAATGGGTATATCTATTAAAAGGATTATCTGAAGCAGATTTAGAGAAAGAATTTATACATCCTTCAGGAAATGAAAAAGTATCTTTAAAAGAGAATATTGGTATTTATGCTTGGCATTGCAACCATCATTTTGCACATATAGAGCAATTAATGCTCAGAAACAAATGGAAATAA
- the leuB gene encoding 3-isopropylmalate dehydrogenase: protein MKLNIALLAGDGIGPEVIDQAVKVSDAIAKKFNHEINWKPALTGAAAIDAVGEPYPDETHEICASSDAVLFGAIGHPRFDNDPSAKVRPEQGLLKMRKKLGLFANVRPTFTFPSLLDKSPLKRERIEGTDLVFLRELTGGIYFGEKGRRDDGETAFDNCVYTRAEVQRLAKKGFELAMTRGKKLCCVDKANVLETSRLWRETVQAMEKDYPEVEVSYEFVDAVAMRLVQWPNSYDVLITENLFGDILTDEASVISGSMGLMPSASLGSDIGLFEPIHGSYPQATGLNIANPMATVLSAAMMFENFGLQEEGKAIRDAVNNALNKGIVTEDLADGGKSYGTKEVGDWLAENI from the coding sequence ATGAAATTAAATATCGCATTATTAGCAGGAGATGGAATTGGACCAGAAGTAATAGACCAAGCTGTAAAAGTTTCGGATGCAATTGCTAAAAAGTTCAATCACGAAATTAATTGGAAACCAGCATTAACAGGAGCAGCAGCAATTGATGCAGTTGGAGAACCTTATCCAGATGAAACGCATGAAATTTGTGCGTCTTCAGATGCTGTTTTATTTGGTGCAATTGGGCATCCACGTTTTGATAATGATCCTTCTGCAAAAGTAAGACCAGAACAAGGTTTGCTTAAAATGCGTAAGAAATTAGGGTTGTTTGCAAATGTAAGACCAACATTTACATTTCCTTCTTTATTAGATAAGTCTCCTTTAAAAAGAGAAAGAATCGAAGGAACAGATTTGGTTTTTTTACGTGAATTAACAGGTGGAATTTACTTTGGAGAAAAAGGGAGAAGAGATGATGGAGAAACAGCCTTCGATAATTGTGTTTACACAAGAGCAGAGGTGCAAAGATTGGCTAAAAAAGGTTTCGAATTAGCAATGACTCGTGGTAAAAAACTATGTTGTGTTGATAAAGCAAACGTTTTAGAAACTTCAAGATTATGGAGAGAAACTGTGCAAGCAATGGAAAAAGATTATCCAGAAGTGGAAGTTTCTTACGAATTTGTAGATGCAGTTGCAATGCGTTTAGTTCAGTGGCCAAATAGTTACGATGTTTTAATTACTGAAAACTTATTTGGAGATATTTTAACGGATGAAGCCTCTGTAATTTCTGGTTCTATGGGATTAATGCCAAGTGCATCTTTAGGTTCTGATATTGGTTTATTTGAGCCAATTCATGGTTCTTATCCACAAGCAACAGGTTTAAATATTGCAAATCCAATGGCGACAGTATTATCTGCAGCAATGATGTTCGAAAACTTTGGTTTACAAGAAGAAGGAAAAGCAATAAGAGATGCTGTAAACAATGCCTTAAACAAAGGAATTGTAACAGAAGATTTAGCTGATGGAGGAAAATCTTACGGAACAAAAGAAGTAGGAGACTGGTTAGCAGAAAATATCTAA
- the leuC gene encoding 3-isopropylmalate dehydratase large subunit translates to MAKTLFDKVWDSHVVRSVKDGPDVFFIDRHFIHEVTSPVAFLGLESRGNSVVYPERTFATADHNTPTINQHLPVEDPLSANQLDALENNAKKHGISHWGLGDKNNGIVHVVGPENGITLPGATIVCGDSHTSTHGAFGAIAFGIGTSEVEMVLSTQCIMQPKPKKMRINVNGKLGLGVTPKDVALYIISKQTTSGATGYFVEYAGDVFRDMSMEGRMTVCNLSIEMGARGGMIAPDEKTFEYIKGRSLTPKGADWDKAMKYWETLYTEDDAQFDEEFNYDASDIEPMITYGTNPGMGMGVTKSIPTAANVEGGAETYKKSLGYMSFSEGDSMIGKPIDFVFLGSCTNGRIEDFRAFCSIVEGRKKADNVTAWLVPGSHKVVDQINAEGLGKIITDAGFVLREPGCSACLAMNDDKIPAGKLSVSTSNRNFEGRQGPGSRTLLASPLVAAASAVEGVVTDPRTLLVS, encoded by the coding sequence ATGGCAAAAACATTATTTGACAAAGTATGGGACTCACATGTAGTTCGTAGTGTAAAAGACGGACCAGATGTGTTTTTTATCGATCGTCATTTTATCCATGAAGTTACCAGTCCTGTTGCGTTTTTAGGATTAGAAAGTAGAGGAAATAGTGTTGTGTATCCAGAGCGTACTTTTGCGACTGCAGATCATAACACACCAACTATAAACCAACATTTACCAGTAGAAGATCCATTATCTGCGAATCAATTAGATGCGTTAGAAAACAATGCTAAAAAGCATGGGATTTCTCACTGGGGTTTAGGAGATAAAAATAACGGAATTGTACATGTTGTAGGACCAGAAAACGGAATTACATTACCAGGAGCAACAATTGTTTGTGGAGATTCTCACACATCTACTCATGGTGCATTTGGTGCAATTGCATTTGGTATTGGAACTTCGGAAGTAGAAATGGTATTGTCTACACAATGTATTATGCAACCGAAACCTAAAAAAATGCGTATCAACGTAAATGGAAAATTAGGTTTAGGAGTTACTCCAAAAGATGTTGCTTTGTACATTATTAGCAAACAAACAACTTCTGGTGCAACTGGTTATTTCGTAGAATATGCAGGAGATGTTTTTAGAGACATGTCTATGGAAGGAAGAATGACAGTTTGTAATTTGTCTATAGAAATGGGCGCAAGAGGAGGAATGATTGCTCCAGATGAAAAAACGTTTGAATATATTAAAGGACGTTCTTTAACTCCAAAAGGAGCAGATTGGGACAAAGCCATGAAATATTGGGAAACTTTATATACAGAAGACGACGCACAATTTGACGAGGAATTCAATTACGATGCTTCAGATATTGAACCAATGATTACTTATGGAACAAACCCAGGAATGGGAATGGGCGTAACAAAATCGATTCCAACAGCTGCAAATGTTGAAGGAGGAGCAGAAACCTACAAAAAATCGTTAGGATATATGTCTTTTAGCGAAGGCGATTCTATGATTGGTAAGCCAATTGATTTTGTCTTTTTAGGTTCTTGTACAAATGGAAGAATAGAAGATTTTAGAGCATTTTGTTCTATTGTTGAAGGACGAAAAAAAGCAGACAATGTTACTGCTTGGTTGGTTCCAGGTTCACATAAAGTAGTAGATCAAATTAACGCAGAAGGATTAGGTAAAATAATTACAGATGCAGGTTTCGTTTTAAGAGAACCAGGTTGTTCTGCTTGTTTGGCAATGAATGATGATAAAATTCCAGCAGGAAAATTATCAGTTTCTACATCAAACAGAAACTTCGAAGGAAGACAAGGACCAGGATCTAGAACTTTATTAGCAAGTCCTTTAGTAGCTGCAGCATCTGCAGTAGAAGGAGTAGTTACAGATCCAAGAACGCTTTTAGTTAGTTAG
- a CDS encoding alpha-isopropylmalate synthase regulatory domain-containing protein, with protein MTQRKIEIMDTTLRDGEQTSGVSFSVSEKLTIAKLLLEELKVDRIEIASARVSKGELEAVQKITSWASENNQLEKIEVLTFVDGGKSIDWMISSGAKVQNLLTKGSLNHLTHQLKKTPAQHFADIKSTIKLAAKNGIKTNVYLEDWSNGMRNSKDYVFEYLDFLTAQNIERVLLPDTLGILTPDETFKFITEVRNKYPNTHFDFHGHNDYDLGVANVMEAVKAGSNGLHLTINGMGERAGNAPLASVIAVINDFLKEVEVTVNETALNKVSKLVETFSGFRIPVNKPVVGANVFTQTAGIHADGDNKNNLYFNDLMPERFGRKRKYALGKTSGKANIQKNLQDLGISLNDDELKKVTQRIIELGDKKEVVSQDDLPYIISDVLDSDTIEKRVVVENYVLGHAKGMKPSTTLQLIVEGVRYEAHAQGDGQFDAFMNALKKLYKTHSKKELPSLIDYAVRIPPGSHSDALCETIITWKREKNEFITRGLDSDQTVSAIKATEKMLNII; from the coding sequence ATGACCCAAAGAAAAATAGAAATAATGGACACGACATTGCGTGATGGCGAACAAACATCAGGAGTGTCGTTTTCGGTTTCAGAAAAACTAACCATTGCAAAATTATTGTTAGAAGAACTGAAAGTAGATCGTATAGAAATTGCATCTGCAAGAGTTTCTAAAGGAGAATTAGAGGCCGTTCAAAAAATTACTTCTTGGGCTTCAGAAAACAATCAATTAGAAAAAATAGAGGTTTTAACTTTTGTTGATGGTGGAAAATCTATTGATTGGATGATTTCTTCTGGTGCGAAAGTTCAGAATTTATTAACCAAAGGTTCTTTAAATCATTTAACACATCAACTAAAAAAAACGCCAGCACAACATTTTGCTGATATAAAATCTACGATTAAATTAGCTGCAAAAAATGGTATTAAAACCAATGTTTATTTAGAAGATTGGTCTAATGGAATGCGAAATTCCAAAGACTATGTTTTTGAATATTTAGATTTTTTAACTGCTCAAAATATTGAACGCGTTTTATTACCAGACACTTTAGGGATTTTAACTCCAGATGAAACGTTTAAATTTATTACGGAAGTTCGTAATAAATACCCAAATACACATTTCGATTTTCATGGTCATAACGATTACGATTTAGGTGTTGCAAATGTAATGGAAGCTGTAAAAGCAGGTTCAAACGGATTGCATTTAACCATAAATGGAATGGGAGAACGTGCAGGAAATGCACCTTTAGCAAGTGTAATTGCAGTAATTAACGACTTTTTAAAAGAAGTTGAGGTGACTGTAAATGAAACTGCTTTAAATAAAGTAAGTAAGTTAGTTGAGACATTTTCAGGCTTTCGAATTCCTGTAAATAAACCAGTTGTTGGTGCAAATGTTTTTACGCAAACTGCTGGAATTCATGCAGATGGAGATAATAAAAATAATTTATATTTCAACGATTTAATGCCAGAACGTTTTGGAAGAAAACGTAAATATGCATTAGGAAAAACATCTGGAAAAGCAAATATTCAAAAGAATTTACAAGATTTAGGTATCAGCTTAAATGACGATGAACTAAAGAAAGTTACGCAAAGAATTATAGAATTAGGAGATAAAAAAGAAGTCGTTTCTCAAGACGATTTACCTTATATTATTTCTGATGTTTTAGATTCTGATACTATTGAAAAACGTGTTGTTGTAGAAAATTATGTTTTGGGACACGCAAAAGGCATGAAACCATCTACAACTTTACAACTAATTGTGGAAGGAGTTCGTTACGAAGCACATGCACAAGGAGATGGACAATTTGATGCATTTATGAATGCGTTAAAGAAATTGTATAAAACACATAGTAAAAAAGAATTACCAAGTTTGATTGATTACGCAGTTAGAATTCCACCAGGAAGTCATTCAGATGCATTATGTGAAACAATTATTACTTGGAAAAGAGAAAAAAACGAATTTATAACACGTGGCTTGGATTCAGATCAAACAGTATCTGCAATTAAAGCTACAGAGAAAATGTTGAATATAATATAA